A region from the Pseudomonas cucumis genome encodes:
- the dkgB gene encoding 2,5-didehydrogluconate reductase DkgB has protein sequence MPIPAFGLGTFRLQGQVVIDSVSTGLELGYRVIDTAQIYENEAEVGQAITASGIAREELFITSKIWIANFAKDRLIDSLKESLNKLQTDYLDLTLIHWPSPEDQVPVEEFMGALLEAKQLGLTRQIGVSNFTVDLMQQAIAAVGAENIATNQIELHPYLQNRKVVEFAQSQGIQITSYMTLAYGEVLKDPLIQQIADRLQATPAQVTLAWAMQQGYAVIPSSTKRANLQGNLQACALTLSDADMALIAGLDRGQRLTSPKGIAPQWD, from the coding sequence ATGCCTATTCCCGCATTCGGTCTTGGTACGTTTCGCCTGCAAGGCCAGGTGGTCATCGATTCGGTGAGCACCGGTCTTGAGCTGGGCTACCGGGTCATCGATACCGCGCAAATCTATGAAAACGAAGCCGAGGTCGGCCAGGCCATCACTGCCAGCGGCATTGCTCGTGAAGAGCTGTTCATCACCAGCAAAATCTGGATCGCCAACTTTGCCAAAGACCGGTTGATCGACAGCCTCAAAGAGAGCCTGAATAAGCTGCAAACCGATTACCTGGACCTGACGCTGATCCACTGGCCGTCGCCGGAAGATCAGGTGCCGGTCGAAGAGTTCATGGGTGCGCTGCTCGAAGCCAAACAACTGGGCCTGACCCGGCAGATCGGGGTGTCCAACTTCACCGTTGACCTGATGCAACAGGCCATTGCCGCCGTCGGTGCCGAGAACATCGCCACCAACCAGATCGAGTTGCACCCGTACCTGCAAAACCGCAAGGTTGTCGAATTCGCCCAAAGCCAAGGCATTCAGATCACCTCTTACATGACCCTGGCCTACGGCGAAGTGCTGAAGGATCCGCTCATCCAGCAGATCGCCGATCGCCTTCAGGCGACACCGGCTCAGGTCACGCTGGCGTGGGCCATGCAGCAGGGGTACGCGGTGATTCCTTCCTCCACCAAACGCGCCAACCTGCAAGGCAATCTGCAAGCCTGCGCCTTGACCCTGAGCGATGCCGACATGGCGCTGATTGCAGGCCTGGATCGCGGCCAGCGCCTGACCAGCCCCAAAGGCATTGCGCCGCAGTGGGATTGA
- a CDS encoding transporter substrate-binding domain-containing protein: protein MRLFLSVLALSLLTQLPAAMADEPQQLHLLGRSTVEGFQVKLDERDWQWLRDKRALRVGVTGADYPPFEVTRHRGELEGITADYADLLGQLLHVKIDVLRYATREAAMDALKRHELDLLGTSNNFEAADPALTRSRAYAEDQPMLVTRLDERMPVDLGGKRIAMVEDYLPAQTVEAFYPDATLQLYPSALDALGAVAFGPDDVYLGDFISANYLINNNYLNNVHLAGPSGLDANPFGFALAMDNPRLKSIIDKALAAIPMEQRAVIEVRWSAGRANTMGQQPVRLSVSEQRWLERHPTITVGAIDNFAPLTFYDAQGRLSGLTAQLLTLISQRSGLTFQVQRGRSLDRQIEQLQAGEIDLLPVVTPSSEREDALLFTRAYLSNPFVLVSATTTGSPRTLDDLAGKRLAIYRGHPLFGYIQTRAPQVRLVEAQSPAEGMEWVIKGQAEATLSSLIVARYLIARHYRDRLRVSSTVGDQPARIALATHRGALELHSILNKALLSISPQEMDDLVARWSHDVVLDDSYWLRHRQGILQAFAVAGALLLLAFGWIAWQRRQIRQRQQWLQQLQDAKNEADDANRAKTTFLATMSHEIRTPMNALIGMLELALKRADEGVTDRFAIEVASGAAQQLLALIGDILDIARIESGHLSLTPERANLRRLVESVCRVFEDLARQKELAWRIDLDEHSDGDVLIDPTRFKQVLSNLLSNAIKFTREGEVSLTLRVTPVTPEHLAVSVRIEDTGIGISDVDRQRLFSPFIQADNGRQSARSGSGLGLVISRTLCEMMGGRLQLDSVLGQGTQVDINLELIALQALPSIEAEEYGLQVPTRPLTILVVDDHLPNRLLLSRQLSHLGHRILEAEEGARALELWREHEFDLVVTDCNMPGLSGYELAGAIRDEERAQGLPPTVILGFTANAQPEEKVRCLEAGMDDCLFKPIRLADLSAWLASRFVSQAPETLEEQPTPEMDLSGLEQYVGADRTLLDHLVRELAVTNRSDRINLLQAHASGDRPGLQDLAHRIKGSARMVRAVRLIEHCEQLERVVDEENTALLDEAVDRLQQAMSSLDKHLNQG from the coding sequence ATGCGCCTGTTTCTGTCGGTCTTGGCACTGAGCCTTTTAACGCAGTTGCCTGCGGCGATGGCCGACGAGCCGCAGCAGTTGCACCTGCTGGGTCGTTCCACGGTGGAGGGTTTTCAGGTCAAGCTGGATGAAAGGGACTGGCAATGGCTACGCGATAAACGGGCCTTGCGCGTCGGTGTAACGGGGGCGGATTACCCGCCGTTCGAAGTAACGCGCCACCGCGGTGAGCTGGAGGGCATCACGGCCGATTACGCCGATCTGCTGGGGCAACTGCTGCACGTCAAGATTGACGTGTTGCGTTATGCCACCCGTGAAGCCGCCATGGACGCCCTGAAACGCCATGAGCTGGATCTGCTCGGGACATCGAACAACTTCGAAGCGGCGGACCCGGCGCTGACCCGGTCCCGAGCCTATGCCGAAGATCAGCCGATGCTGGTCACTCGACTGGACGAGCGAATGCCTGTCGATCTTGGCGGCAAACGTATCGCCATGGTCGAAGATTATTTGCCGGCCCAGACTGTGGAAGCCTTCTACCCCGACGCGACCTTGCAGCTTTATCCCTCGGCACTCGATGCGCTCGGAGCAGTAGCGTTCGGGCCGGACGATGTGTACCTGGGCGACTTCATCAGCGCCAATTATCTGATCAACAATAACTACCTCAACAATGTCCATCTGGCGGGGCCTTCCGGTCTGGATGCCAATCCGTTCGGCTTCGCTCTGGCGATGGACAATCCGCGTCTCAAAAGCATCATCGACAAGGCTCTGGCGGCAATACCGATGGAACAGCGCGCGGTCATCGAGGTGCGCTGGAGTGCCGGCAGGGCCAATACGATGGGCCAGCAGCCGGTGCGTTTGAGCGTCAGTGAGCAGCGCTGGCTGGAGCGGCATCCGACGATCACTGTCGGCGCGATCGACAACTTTGCTCCGCTGACGTTCTACGATGCCCAAGGCCGGCTCAGCGGGTTGACGGCGCAGTTGCTGACGCTGATCAGCCAGCGCAGCGGTTTGACCTTTCAGGTACAACGCGGCCGCTCACTGGACCGGCAAATCGAGCAACTCCAGGCCGGAGAGATCGACCTGTTACCTGTGGTCACCCCAAGTAGCGAGCGTGAAGACGCGTTGCTCTTTACCCGCGCCTACCTGAGCAATCCATTTGTGCTGGTCAGTGCAACGACCACGGGCAGCCCCAGGACACTGGACGATCTGGCCGGTAAACGCCTGGCAATTTATCGTGGCCATCCGTTGTTCGGATATATACAGACCCGGGCGCCGCAGGTTCGCCTGGTCGAAGCGCAAAGCCCGGCCGAGGGCATGGAATGGGTGATCAAGGGGCAGGCTGAGGCGACGCTCAGTTCATTGATCGTCGCCCGTTACCTGATTGCCCGGCATTACCGGGATCGCCTGCGCGTCAGCAGCACCGTGGGTGATCAACCTGCCCGTATCGCCTTGGCCACTCACCGTGGCGCGCTGGAGTTGCACTCGATTCTGAACAAGGCATTGCTGAGTATTTCGCCTCAGGAAATGGACGATCTGGTGGCCCGCTGGAGTCATGATGTGGTGCTGGATGACAGCTATTGGCTGCGCCATCGTCAGGGCATTCTTCAGGCCTTTGCCGTGGCTGGCGCCTTGCTGTTGCTCGCTTTTGGCTGGATTGCCTGGCAGCGCCGACAGATCCGCCAGCGTCAGCAGTGGTTGCAGCAATTGCAGGATGCCAAGAACGAGGCCGACGATGCCAACCGCGCCAAAACCACTTTTCTGGCCACCATGAGCCATGAGATCCGCACGCCGATGAATGCCCTGATCGGCATGCTCGAACTGGCCCTCAAACGTGCGGACGAAGGCGTCACCGATCGCTTTGCCATCGAGGTGGCGTCCGGTGCCGCACAACAATTGCTGGCGCTGATCGGCGACATTCTGGACATCGCCCGTATCGAGTCCGGGCATTTATCCCTGACACCTGAACGCGCCAATCTTCGGCGGCTGGTGGAATCGGTGTGTCGGGTTTTCGAAGACCTTGCACGGCAGAAAGAGCTGGCGTGGCGAATCGATCTGGATGAACACAGCGACGGCGATGTGTTGATCGACCCCACCCGTTTCAAGCAGGTGCTGTCCAATCTGCTGAGCAACGCCATCAAGTTCACCCGTGAAGGCGAGGTGAGCCTGACGCTGCGGGTGACACCCGTGACGCCGGAGCATCTGGCGGTCAGTGTGCGCATTGAAGACACCGGTATTGGCATCAGCGACGTCGACCGACAACGGTTGTTCAGCCCGTTCATTCAGGCCGATAACGGCCGGCAGTCAGCTCGAAGCGGTTCTGGCCTGGGGTTGGTGATCAGTCGCACCCTGTGCGAAATGATGGGCGGCCGGTTGCAACTCGATAGCGTCCTCGGACAAGGCACACAGGTCGACATCAACCTTGAGCTGATCGCATTGCAAGCGTTGCCTTCCATTGAGGCCGAGGAGTACGGGTTGCAGGTGCCGACGCGGCCACTGACGATTCTGGTGGTTGACGATCACCTGCCTAATCGCCTGTTGCTTTCACGGCAACTGAGTCACCTTGGACATCGTATTCTGGAGGCCGAAGAGGGCGCACGGGCGCTTGAGCTGTGGCGCGAACATGAGTTCGATCTGGTGGTCACCGATTGCAATATGCCCGGGCTCAGTGGTTATGAACTGGCGGGTGCAATCCGCGATGAAGAGCGTGCCCAGGGATTGCCGCCGACGGTGATTCTGGGCTTTACCGCCAATGCGCAGCCCGAGGAAAAAGTCCGCTGCCTGGAGGCAGGTATGGACGACTGCCTGTTCAAACCCATCCGGCTGGCGGATTTGAGCGCATGGCTGGCGTCCAGGTTTGTGAGCCAAGCGCCAGAGACGCTCGAAGAGCAACCCACACCCGAAATGGACTTGAGTGGGCTGGAGCAATACGTCGGTGCGGACCGCACGCTGCTTGATCACTTGGTGCGCGAACTGGCGGTGACAAACCGCAGTGATCGGATCAATCTGCTCCAGGCGCACGCCAGTGGCGATCGCCCAGGTCTGCAAGACCTGGCGCACCGCATCAAGGGCAGTGCGCGTATGGTCCGGGCGGTGCGTTTGATCGAGCATTGCGAACAACTGGAGCGTGTCGTCGATGAGGAGAACACGGCGCTGCTCGACGAAGCCGTCGATCGGTTGCAGCAAGCCATGTCATCGCTGGACAAACATTTGAACCAAGGCTGA
- a CDS encoding pirin family protein — translation MKNIIGVYTSPRTHWVGDGFPVRTLFSYDNLGKHISPFLLLDHAGPAEFTPTTERRGVGQHPHRGFETVTIVYKGEVEHRDSTGSGGKIGPGDVQWMTAASGIVHEEFHSEDFAKSGGTLEMVQLWVNLPARDKMAEPGYQTILDGDIPNIPLKNNTGSLRLIAGEFEGHSGPARTFTPIDVWDVRLNAGKLLTLDLHEGRNTALVVLRGTVQVNGLELVREGQLALFERDGDQLSLEANNDAVVLLLSGEPIDEPIVGHGPFVMNTEQEIHQAFADFHSGQFGRMPV, via the coding sequence ATGAAGAACATCATCGGTGTCTACACCAGCCCACGAACCCATTGGGTCGGCGACGGTTTTCCGGTTCGCACGCTGTTTTCCTACGACAACCTGGGCAAACACATCAGCCCGTTTCTGCTACTGGATCACGCAGGGCCCGCTGAATTCACCCCGACCACCGAGCGTCGTGGTGTTGGTCAGCATCCGCACCGTGGTTTCGAAACCGTGACTATTGTTTACAAGGGCGAAGTGGAACACCGCGACTCCACCGGTAGCGGCGGCAAGATCGGCCCCGGCGACGTGCAATGGATGACCGCGGCCTCGGGGATTGTTCATGAAGAGTTCCACTCCGAAGATTTCGCCAAGAGCGGCGGCACCCTGGAAATGGTGCAGCTGTGGGTCAACCTGCCGGCCAGGGACAAGATGGCCGAGCCCGGTTACCAGACGATTCTCGACGGTGACATCCCGAACATCCCACTGAAGAACAACACGGGCAGCTTGCGTTTGATCGCCGGTGAATTCGAAGGCCACAGCGGCCCGGCGCGCACCTTTACGCCGATCGACGTATGGGACGTTCGCTTGAACGCCGGCAAGTTGCTGACCCTGGATCTGCACGAAGGGCGCAACACCGCACTGGTGGTGCTGCGCGGCACGGTTCAGGTCAACGGCCTGGAACTGGTGCGTGAAGGGCAGTTGGCGTTGTTCGAACGCGACGGTGATCAGCTCAGCCTGGAAGCCAATAACGACGCCGTGGTGTTGTTGCTCAGCGGCGAGCCGATTGACGAGCCCATCGTCGGCCATGGCCCGTTCGTGATGAACACTGAGCAAGAGATTCATCAGGCTTTTGCCGACTTCCATTCGGGCCAGTTCGGCCGGATGCCCGTTTGA
- the ycaC gene encoding isochorismate family cysteine hydrolase YcaC, whose product MTTSYKRLDKDNAAVLLVDHQAGLLSLVRDIDPDRFKNNVLALADLAKYFKLPTILTTSFETGPNGPLVPELKALFPDAPYIARPGQINAWDNEDFVKAIKATGKKQLIIAGVVTEVCVAFPALSALAEGFEVFVVTDASGTFNELTRQSAWDRMSSSGAQLMTWFGLACELHRDWRNDVEGLATLFSNHIPDYRNLMTSYNTLTNAK is encoded by the coding sequence ATGACTACTTCCTACAAACGTCTCGACAAAGATAACGCCGCCGTTCTGCTGGTCGATCACCAGGCGGGTTTGCTTTCTCTGGTGCGCGATATCGATCCGGACCGTTTCAAGAACAACGTGCTGGCCCTGGCCGACCTGGCCAAGTACTTCAAGCTGCCAACGATTCTGACCACCAGTTTTGAAACCGGCCCCAATGGCCCACTGGTGCCGGAACTCAAGGCACTGTTCCCGGACGCGCCATACATCGCTCGCCCAGGCCAGATCAATGCCTGGGACAACGAAGACTTCGTCAAGGCGATCAAGGCTACCGGCAAGAAACAACTGATCATCGCGGGTGTGGTGACCGAAGTCTGCGTGGCATTCCCGGCGCTGTCGGCTTTGGCCGAAGGCTTTGAAGTGTTCGTGGTGACCGATGCTTCCGGCACGTTCAACGAACTGACCCGTCAATCGGCATGGGATCGCATGTCGTCCTCCGGTGCCCAACTGATGACCTGGTTCGGCCTGGCCTGTGAGCTGCATCGCGACTGGCGCAACGACGTGGAAGGCCTGGCGACTTTGTTCTCCAACCACATCCCGGACTACCGCAACCTGATGACCAGCTACAACACCCTGACCAACGCCAAGTAA
- a CDS encoding LysR substrate-binding domain-containing protein yields MVEDLNTLYYFTQVVEHRGFAPAGRALDMPKSKLSRRIAELEERLGVRLLHRTSRHCSLTEIGQAYYQRCLAMRVEAESAAELIERNRSEPQGLVRISCPTALLNSWVGPMLTRYMLKYPLVELFIESTNRRVDLIHEGFDIALRVRFPPLENTDMVMKVLGNSTQCLVGIPAFLQRLSSPATPADLSGLPSVHWGGAQREYQWELFGADGASALIRHTPRMVTDDLLALRHAVLAGIGIAHLPSVVVRDDIAAGRLVELVPGWTPKCGIVHAIFPSRRGLLPSVRALIDFLGEEFSHSDIA; encoded by the coding sequence ATGGTGGAAGACCTCAACACCCTGTACTACTTCACCCAAGTGGTGGAGCATCGCGGTTTCGCCCCGGCCGGGCGGGCGCTGGACATGCCCAAATCCAAGCTCAGCCGACGCATTGCCGAGCTCGAAGAACGCCTCGGCGTGCGCCTGCTGCACCGCACCAGCCGGCATTGCTCGTTGACCGAAATCGGCCAGGCCTATTACCAGCGCTGCCTGGCCATGCGGGTGGAAGCCGAAAGCGCCGCCGAACTGATCGAACGCAATCGCTCCGAACCCCAGGGCCTGGTGCGCATCAGTTGCCCGACGGCGCTGCTGAATTCCTGGGTCGGGCCGATGCTGACCCGCTACATGCTCAAATACCCGCTGGTGGAGTTGTTTATCGAAAGCACCAACCGCCGGGTCGACCTGATTCACGAAGGGTTCGATATCGCTCTGCGCGTGCGCTTTCCACCGCTGGAAAACACCGACATGGTGATGAAGGTGCTGGGCAACAGCACCCAATGCCTGGTGGGCATTCCGGCGTTTTTGCAGCGCTTGTCGTCACCGGCCACGCCGGCTGATCTCAGCGGTCTGCCGAGCGTGCATTGGGGTGGCGCGCAGCGTGAATATCAGTGGGAATTGTTTGGTGCCGACGGTGCCAGCGCGCTGATTCGTCATACCCCTCGCATGGTCACCGACGACTTGCTGGCCTTACGTCACGCGGTGCTCGCCGGCATCGGCATCGCCCATTTGCCGAGTGTGGTGGTGCGTGATGACATTGCTGCCGGTCGACTGGTGGAACTGGTGCCGGGCTGGACACCCAAGTGCGGGATCGTGCATGCGATCTTCCCGTCACGACGCGGATTGTTGCCGTCGGTGCGGGCCTTGATCGACTTTCTGGGCGAGGAATTCAGTCATAGTGATATTGCTTAA